The nucleotide window TCCGCCTCTTTTTCTTAGTTATGATTGGTAGTAAAACACTTTTTAGAACCTGTAAGTAATACCTATTCGCATATTTCTGCGGGCTTCAACGATATATGAGTAATAGGGCACTGCTCCTTTGGAAGCTGCCAATGCAGCAGTGGGAGTAGTCATGGAACCTGCGGTCATCAATCGCTGATTATTTAACAGGTTGTTTACCAGCATAGAAATAGCATAGCGCCCCTTTTGATAACTGATACCCCCATCTGCCCTGAAGTAGTCGGGGAAATTGGTGGCTTTTGAATTGCCTACTACACGGCCGGTTTGAGACTGGATGCCGCCTGATAGACCAAAGCCTTCTAAGAAGCCTTGCTGCACCCTGTACTGTAACCAAAGATTAGTAACATTGTAAGGAACATAAGCAGTTCTGTTGCCAACGGTTGCAGCCGAGCTGGCGGTAGTGGATGCCTTGGTTATCCTTGAATCGGTGTAAGCATAATTGGCCGTAAGATTCAAGCCTGGTAAGATTTCCCCCACAATATCTACTTCAATACCTTTCGAAGTAGTTTCACCTGCCTGTATATTGAATGTCTGGTTACCTACTACATGCGAGGCATCCGGGTCAGGTACAAGGGCATTTTTTCTTTTAATATTATAAACGGATATGGTTGACATCCATCGGCCGGCAAACCATTCTTTTTTGATTCCACCCTCAATATCATTACCACGTACGGGTTTAAAGGTGTTGCCAAAGAAATCAGTCCCGGCAACAGGTACAAAAGTTTGATCAAACAATGCATAAACTGAAGTAGATTTATTGATGGAATAGCTCAAACCTACTCTAGGCGAAAAAACTTCATCCTTTTGATCTGCAGCACCTGTTTTCCCAACCGTTGTCATATCAGTAAATCTTAATCCTAATGAAAGACGTACCTTTTCTTTAAAGAATGACATCTCATCATGTACGAATGCCGATGAATATGTGGTTACGGTCATATAGTTGCCCGCTGCAGCTCTTGTGTAAATACTTTTAGACCGATCCACTACCGGGATCTGGCTGGCTGGTAAACCATATCTTGGATTGTATACATTAAACAAAATGCTGTCTGCAAAATATAAATCTGATTTAAGCGTTGGAAAGTCGCCCCAGAATTTTTTATTTCCGAAATCAGCACCCATCAAAATAGTATGTTTAACCGGGCCGGTATGTTCTACACCAGAGAAGGAGAATTGCCCGAACCGGTTTTCACCTGCCTCGTCAGACATACTGTAGTAGCGACTCATTCCTCCGTCAGCTGTTAAATAGTTTGCCCAGGTACTGGTCGCTTTCATTCTAAAATTGAAGTAAGCAATTTGTGCGTGTGCTTCCCAACGGTCATTGATCTTATGATCGAAATAAACATAAGCGCTGTGATCTCGGAGCTTGCCAGGCTCCATCGAGGGATCGCCATAAAAGAAATTGTTTCTGATATCCGGATCTGCATATTTTTTGGGAGAGAATGTATAGTTGCCGTTCGATAGGTATTTAGATCCCTGGAAGTTATATTCTAATGTGACTGATGTGTTGTCATTAATAAGATACTTCAAAGAGGGCGCAACCACTATACGGTTGCTGTAGTTATACTTCGTGAAAAAGTCTTTTTGCTGAGCTGATGCTGCAACTCTATACAATAATTTGCCATCTTTACTAAGTTTGCCATCGAAGTCTAAGCCGCCCCTGTAAGTGCTATAACTACCCATGGAAAAATTAACCAGGCCTTTGGTTTGTCCGGTTGGCTTTTTCGTTACGACATTATAAAAACCTCCCGGTTCTCCACTGGCTAACATAAAACTTCCCGGCCCTTTTACAAATTCAATCCGGTCAATCATAATAGCATCTTCAGCTGTTGGTCCCCATGATGCTTCGATGTTCATGCCATTTCTGAAAGAAGGAAGTTTAGAGCCCCGCATTCTTATATTGGCATATTGATTATCCCAATGCCCTTGGCGAATTACCCCACTAGCATTACGGGTAATGCCGTCTACAATATCAAATACCTGTTGATCAATCAAAGCATCTGATGTAACCACTTGTATATTTTGTGGAAGGTTCAGGATCGGAGTTTTCAACCTCATAGAGCCGCTTAACTCATCTACCTTGTAGCGGTTACGCGCACTTTTAATAATAATTTCTTCCAGCTCCTGTAAGCTGCTATTGATCGTAATAGATACATCCGTTGTTTCGTTATTGCCTACTTCCACTATTTGCTCTACTGGTTCGCTACCAACAAAAGATACCACAATGGTGTAAGTACCTACCTCTAGTTTTCGGAAATAAAATACTCCGTTTTTGTCGGTAACGGTAGCGCGATCGGTATTCTTTACCTGAACCGTAGCATTAGCTACCGGCTTATTGTCTGAACTGCGAACAGTGCCCTTAATAACAGAAAGAGGCTCATTGACTGCTGATGCTTTTACAACGCATGCCAGCAGCAAAAAGAGGGATAGTACATACTTCATAATAAAATCACAATTTGCGCGCGAAATTAGAAGGAGATCAGCGTTTGTTATTTACGATATGCGGAAATAGATTACTGTAAGCAGGAAAAATAAGTGAGTGTATTAATGACAAAGGGTCGATAATACATATCAACCCTTCTGTTACAATATATTATGTGAGTTTATAAAGTTGCCGGTTCTGACGTAGCCACTTTAATACTTTTTACCTGCGATTGGGCGGCTTTCTGCGCCATAGGTTTCTTCTTCTTTTTACGCTTCCCCCACCATACCAGGAAACCGGTTATGGGGAGGCTGGCTCCTATAAGAGCGCCGAAGAACGCCAGTATTTTTCCGGGTAAGCCTAATATCGATCCCACATGCAGGTCGTAGTTCATTCTTCGCAGTTTAGCAGCCCCTGAAACCTCATCATAATTTTTATCATATACTGGGTTGTTACCTGCAATTGGCTGGCCGGTATACTGGTCGAATACAAAACTGTAACGGTTGTAGTATTTACCCGCGGTAGGATATACACTGATATTGATAGCGCTTTTGGGTTTGGCAGTATCAGCAAAATTGTAATAGAAGCCTTCTGCTTCAGGATGCGCCGCCGCTACTTCATTCCAGGTTTTATCCATTATAGCAGCGGGCGTATAAAATTTACCGGCTTGCAGGGAGTCAGAACCGGCAGCTTTAAATTCGGGCAATTGGGCGCCTCCAGAAGTTACCCAATACAAGCCGTTGCTGTACCACTTAATACCATACACCATGCCTGTAAGTGCCATGATTGCCAGCACAATCAATGAATAAAACCCTAATACATTATGCAGGTCATAATTCACTCTTTTAAAAGAAGCTTTAGTTTTGATGGTAAAAGCCTGCTGCTTAGCGGCTTTGGTCCAGCGGCGGGGCCACCAAAGCACCATGCCGCTGATTAGTATGATTACAAATATCAGGGTACTGTAATTAACGATGGGCCGGCCTATTTCGTAAGGCAGCCATAAAAAGCGGTGACCATTCAATATAAACCGGAAGAAATCGGTTTCGCCCTCTTTATGTTCTTTGCTGCTGATGACCTGACCTGTATAGGGGTTGATTCTTAAAACGGTATTTCCTTTTCGGCCCTCACCCAAAGAAAGGTAAATAGCATTGCCCTGCTTATAGGTGGCATAACCGGTTTTCTTACCCGGGTATAAAGAGTCTGCGATTGCCATCAGGCGCGAAGGCGGTATAACTTTTTGGTTGCGATACGCCACTTTTGTTTCGGGTTCCAGCAAACCGGTAATTTCTTCATTAAATACCCAAATACAGGCACATAGGCAAACCACCACCATAATGGCGCCTGTTATTAATCCGAGCCAAAGATGTAACCAGGCCGCAATGCTATAAAATAAACTGCGTTGTTTCTTCTTTTTTGGAGCTTTGCCGTTTGTAATCATCACTGGTTATTAAATATGGAACGGCGAAATTATACGCATGAACGGGTGAGCCATTTACGAAAAACGGAAAATCTTCCACAAAAAAAAGCGGTCGAAGCCGCTTATATACTCATTTATCTGGTAACCAGGTTATTGATTGATCGTAAACCCGTTGTCTGCCGCAAACTTTGCCTGAGCCGATTGCAGGTTGGCCATTACCCCAGCCTGGCCATTAATGATATGGGTCATTTCATCAGCGCCTTTCATTCTTTCTTCCTCTGTTTTAGCCTCGCCTATTTTTTTGTAAGCCGTATAAATACTTTTGATATACTCGAAGTAACGGGTAGCCACTATTTTAAAATCCGCGCCACCTTTTCCAACAGGGTCTATTTTTTTTAATGCATTAATCCTTAGATCCACGCTATCTTCCATAGCCCTGGCTGCCTGGGCAATACCCGCAAAATCTTTTTTATCGCCTCTTGCTTTGATGGCGGCCTCGGTTGTTAACAGCGGCTCTGACATGGTTTCTTCCAATTCTGCAACCTTCTCATAATACTGGCTGGCGGTGGCCGGCGCTTCTCCGGTTTCAGTAGTTTTAGATTTGCAGGCAGTGAAAGCAAATGCAGCAATGGCCGCAATTATAAATAATTGTTTCATTTTTTATTTTTTAAGACAATAAGAATTTCAAAAAGTATGCCCGAAAGATAAGGATATTCAGAATCAATCAGGTATAACGGTGAGCTTATTTAGGTGGCAGGATAAACGCGTGTATGGGATAAGTATTCCAACCGGTTATATACCTGTTACTTTTTGGTGATAGCAGA belongs to Niabella yanshanensis and includes:
- a CDS encoding PepSY-associated TM helix domain-containing protein, coding for MITNGKAPKKKKQRSLFYSIAAWLHLWLGLITGAIMVVVCLCACIWVFNEEITGLLEPETKVAYRNQKVIPPSRLMAIADSLYPGKKTGYATYKQGNAIYLSLGEGRKGNTVLRINPYTGQVISSKEHKEGETDFFRFILNGHRFLWLPYEIGRPIVNYSTLIFVIILISGMVLWWPRRWTKAAKQQAFTIKTKASFKRVNYDLHNVLGFYSLIVLAIMALTGMVYGIKWYSNGLYWVTSGGAQLPEFKAAGSDSLQAGKFYTPAAIMDKTWNEVAAAHPEAEGFYYNFADTAKPKSAINISVYPTAGKYYNRYSFVFDQYTGQPIAGNNPVYDKNYDEVSGAAKLRRMNYDLHVGSILGLPGKILAFFGALIGASLPITGFLVWWGKRKKKKKPMAQKAAQSQVKSIKVATSEPATL
- a CDS encoding TonB-dependent receptor domain-containing protein is translated as MKYVLSLFLLLACVVKASAVNEPLSVIKGTVRSSDNKPVANATVQVKNTDRATVTDKNGVFYFRKLEVGTYTIVVSFVGSEPVEQIVEVGNNETTDVSITINSSLQELEEIIIKSARNRYKVDELSGSMRLKTPILNLPQNIQVVTSDALIDQQVFDIVDGITRNASGVIRQGHWDNQYANIRMRGSKLPSFRNGMNIEASWGPTAEDAIMIDRIEFVKGPGSFMLASGEPGGFYNVVTKKPTGQTKGLVNFSMGSYSTYRGGLDFDGKLSKDGKLLYRVAASAQQKDFFTKYNYSNRIVVAPSLKYLINDNTSVTLEYNFQGSKYLSNGNYTFSPKKYADPDIRNNFFYGDPSMEPGKLRDHSAYVYFDHKINDRWEAHAQIAYFNFRMKATSTWANYLTADGGMSRYYSMSDEAGENRFGQFSFSGVEHTGPVKHTILMGADFGNKKFWGDFPTLKSDLYFADSILFNVYNPRYGLPASQIPVVDRSKSIYTRAAAGNYMTVTTYSSAFVHDEMSFFKEKVRLSLGLRFTDMTTVGKTGAADQKDEVFSPRVGLSYSINKSTSVYALFDQTFVPVAGTDFFGNTFKPVRGNDIEGGIKKEWFAGRWMSTISVYNIKRKNALVPDPDASHVVGNQTFNIQAGETTSKGIEVDIVGEILPGLNLTANYAYTDSRITKASTTASSAATVGNRTAYVPYNVTNLWLQYRVQQGFLEGFGLSGGIQSQTGRVVGNSKATNFPDYFRADGGISYQKGRYAISMLVNNLLNNQRLMTAGSMTTPTAALAASKGAVPYYSYIVEARRNMRIGITYRF